One Nostoc sp. UHCC 0302 DNA window includes the following coding sequences:
- a CDS encoding alpha-hydroxy acid oxidase, translating to MTAVSQNNSFQPINLFEYEQLAKQHLSPMALDYYSSGAWDEVTLRDNRAAFERVKLQPRMLVDVSDRNLSTSILGQPLQLPLLIAPMAFQCLAHPDGEIATARAAASAGVGMVLSTMATKSIEEVADGCQNFQNSLQWFQLYIHKDRGLTRTLVEKADAAGYKALCLTVDAPVLGQRERDRHNEFALPLDLHLANLATISGLDISHEKGESGLFTYFAQQLNAAVTWSDLEWLQSISPLPLVLKGILRGDDAVRAVEYGAKAIVVSNHGGRQLDGAIASLDALTQIVTAVDDRAEVLLDGGIRRGTDILKALALGAKAVLIGRPILWGLAVAGQVGVAHVISLLQDELSIAMALSGCAKLQDIDSSLVKVSKHIE from the coding sequence ATGACAGCTGTATCCCAAAATAATAGCTTTCAACCCATCAATCTTTTTGAATACGAGCAGTTAGCAAAACAGCATCTGTCTCCGATGGCACTGGATTATTACAGTAGTGGTGCTTGGGATGAAGTTACATTGCGGGATAATCGTGCAGCTTTTGAGCGAGTCAAGCTGCAACCTCGGATGCTGGTTGATGTGAGCGATCGCAACCTAAGTACCTCTATTTTAGGACAACCACTGCAATTACCTTTATTAATTGCACCAATGGCTTTTCAATGTCTTGCTCACCCAGACGGAGAGATAGCCACAGCAAGAGCTGCTGCATCTGCTGGTGTGGGCATGGTGTTGAGTACAATGGCGACTAAAAGCATTGAAGAAGTCGCAGATGGATGTCAGAACTTTCAAAATTCCCTGCAATGGTTCCAGCTTTACATTCACAAAGACCGAGGATTAACCCGTACTTTGGTAGAAAAAGCTGATGCGGCAGGCTACAAAGCACTTTGTTTAACTGTAGATGCGCCTGTTTTAGGACAACGGGAGAGAGATAGACATAACGAATTTGCCTTGCCCCTAGACTTGCATCTCGCTAATCTTGCTACTATATCCGGGCTAGATATTTCCCATGAAAAAGGGGAATCTGGCTTGTTTACTTATTTTGCTCAACAATTAAATGCAGCGGTAACTTGGAGTGATTTAGAATGGTTGCAGTCTATATCTCCGCTGCCTTTAGTACTTAAAGGAATTTTACGGGGAGATGATGCTGTACGTGCTGTGGAGTATGGAGCCAAAGCAATTGTTGTTTCCAATCATGGTGGTAGACAACTTGATGGTGCGATCGCCTCGTTAGATGCTCTAACTCAAATAGTAACAGCAGTGGATGATAGAGCAGAAGTCCTTTTGGATGGAGGTATTCGCAGAGGCACAGACATTCTTAAAGCTTTAGCATTAGGAGCCAAAGCAGTACTGATTGGGCGACCTATTTTATGGGGGCTGGCAGTAGCAGGACAAGTTGGTGTAGCTCATGTAATTTCGCTGCTACAAGATGAGCTAAGCATAGCAATGGCACTTAGTGGCTGTGCCAAACTACAGGATATTGACTCTAGTTTGGTTAAAGTCAGTAAACATATAGAGTAG
- a CDS encoding Coenzyme F420 hydrogenase/dehydrogenase, beta subunit C-terminal domain, with translation MEETTHKSIEPEVTKLLETVVEGGYCIGCGACASISGSPMKIKLDEYARFQATIDPSAEQSFISSSVQSVCPFSNESLNEDQISQELYRKDCKYHEKIGYHLATYAGYVNEDDFRDRGSSGGMGTWIVSNLLSQGLVDGVIHVHQRPPSVDDPRLFQYQLSTTVEQVRNGSKSRYYPVEMSEVMQLIRDQPGRYAIVGIPCFIKAVRLLMRQDKLLGERIKFCVGLICGHLKSMRFAEMFAWQFGIEPGNLLAIDFRKKLPDADANCYGVEVTGLQDGQIITHVKSVRDLYGTDWGLGFFKYKACDYCDDVVAETADVTVGDAWLPQYVKDSKGTNVIVVRNSVIRDIIDCAVTIGQLKLDRVSADEVAQSQTSGLNHRREGLAYRLHLTDQQGEWRPRKRVQPRYDHLSRNVQERQLLRVALAAESHVAFKEAIDTSQFYFFKQRLDPLVQKYIKLYQRPLWKRVAGRIQGLLGKLLNT, from the coding sequence ATGGAAGAGACTACACATAAAAGCATAGAGCCAGAAGTGACTAAGTTATTAGAAACTGTAGTTGAAGGTGGTTACTGTATAGGCTGTGGGGCGTGTGCTTCTATTAGTGGCTCACCAATGAAAATTAAGTTGGATGAATACGCTAGGTTCCAAGCTACTATCGATCCATCTGCTGAACAGTCATTTATTAGTAGCTCAGTGCAATCTGTATGTCCTTTCTCTAACGAGAGTCTAAACGAAGACCAGATTAGTCAAGAATTATACAGAAAGGATTGCAAATACCATGAAAAGATTGGTTACCATCTAGCTACCTATGCAGGTTATGTCAATGAAGATGATTTTCGTGATCGCGGTAGTTCTGGAGGAATGGGTACTTGGATTGTTAGCAATCTTCTTAGTCAAGGATTAGTAGATGGTGTAATACATGTCCATCAGCGACCTCCTTCCGTGGATGATCCTAGACTGTTTCAGTATCAGCTTTCTACAACCGTAGAACAAGTACGTAATGGTTCTAAGTCCCGTTACTATCCTGTAGAAATGTCTGAGGTGATGCAGCTAATTCGCGATCAACCAGGACGTTATGCCATTGTTGGTATCCCCTGTTTCATTAAAGCTGTCCGCCTCTTAATGCGACAAGACAAACTGCTAGGTGAACGAATTAAATTTTGTGTGGGGCTAATTTGCGGTCATCTTAAAAGTATGCGCTTTGCTGAGATGTTTGCATGGCAATTTGGCATAGAACCCGGCAACCTTTTGGCAATTGATTTTAGGAAAAAGTTACCTGATGCAGATGCTAACTGCTATGGAGTTGAAGTAACTGGATTGCAAGATGGGCAGATAATAACTCACGTTAAATCTGTACGTGATCTTTACGGTACTGATTGGGGATTGGGTTTTTTCAAGTACAAAGCTTGTGACTATTGTGATGATGTAGTAGCTGAAACAGCAGATGTAACAGTTGGTGATGCTTGGTTACCTCAGTACGTTAAAGATAGTAAAGGAACAAACGTTATAGTTGTACGTAACTCAGTCATTCGTGACATAATTGACTGTGCCGTAACTATTGGGCAATTAAAGCTTGACCGAGTTAGTGCTGATGAAGTTGCTCAATCACAAACATCAGGTTTGAACCATCGACGAGAAGGCTTAGCTTACCGTTTACACTTAACAGATCAACAGGGTGAATGGCGTCCCCGAAAGCGGGTTCAACCAAGATATGACCATCTCAGCCGCAACGTCCAAGAGCGACAACTTCTGAGAGTAGCTCTAGCGGCAGAAAGCCATGTTGCTTTTAAGGAAGCTATTGATACTAGCCAATTTTATTTCTTTAAACAGCGCTTAGATCCCTTGGTACAAAAATATATAAAGTTATATCAACGACCATTATGGAAACGAGTTGCAGGGCGCATTCAAGGTCTTTTGGGAAAGTTATTAAATACTTAG
- a CDS encoding WecB/TagA/CpsF family glycosyltransferase: MVEKVFLPNQKVLDFPITALRFDDQIQTIMKWASNRESKTVCIANVHMLMEAHWNPEFASVLKNADLVTPDGMPLVWMMRKMGARYQDRVAGMDVFLALCQLAQKQSLSVFFVGSQAEILSRMRKRLEKEFPVLRVAAMEPLPFRPMTETEDEALIQKINSSGAGIVLVSLGCPKQENWMAQHKDKIQAVMIGVGGVFPVYAGIQKRAPRVIRDLGLEWLYRWIQEPRRLWGRYATTIPPFMWLATKQLLSTNRLERSS; the protein is encoded by the coding sequence ATGGTGGAAAAAGTGTTTCTACCTAATCAGAAGGTGCTTGATTTCCCTATTACTGCCTTACGCTTTGACGATCAGATACAAACAATAATGAAGTGGGCTAGTAACCGTGAGAGCAAAACTGTATGTATAGCAAATGTACATATGCTCATGGAAGCTCATTGGAATCCAGAGTTTGCTAGTGTATTAAAGAACGCAGACCTAGTAACTCCTGATGGTATGCCTCTCGTGTGGATGATGCGGAAAATGGGGGCGCGTTACCAAGACCGTGTTGCAGGAATGGATGTTTTTTTAGCATTGTGTCAGCTAGCTCAAAAACAAAGCCTCAGTGTTTTCTTTGTAGGTTCTCAAGCAGAAATTCTTTCTAGGATGCGAAAAAGATTAGAGAAGGAATTTCCTGTGTTAAGAGTTGCAGCGATGGAACCTCTACCTTTTCGCCCAATGACTGAAACGGAAGACGAAGCACTGATTCAAAAAATTAACTCTAGTGGAGCTGGCATCGTGTTAGTATCCTTGGGATGTCCAAAACAAGAGAATTGGATGGCTCAGCATAAAGATAAAATTCAAGCTGTAATGATTGGAGTTGGTGGAGTTTTCCCGGTTTATGCAGGAATACAGAAACGGGCACCACGCGTAATTCGAGACTTAGGGCTTGAATGGCTGTATAGATGGATTCAAGAACCACGCAGGCTCTGGGGTCGCTATGCAACAACAATTCCGCCGTTTATGTGGCTAGCGACTAAACAATTGTTATCAACTAATCGTCTTGAAAGGTCTTCCTGA
- a CDS encoding polysaccharide pyruvyl transferase family protein produces MNAIITGITGLRNRGVEALVIPTIEQLHKRKPDLDVEVLTCSPDFDEIRLEPLGAKSITDYLKNASGQRLDRLLTNLSQYYKRLSPGYQGNVEKIRSASIVIASGGDVFSSDYGGLNRHLLPLKIALDAGVPIVFLAQSIGPFKTKNEAEVWLQVARRSKLVTVRERLSYNYVTKDLGLDPALVKHTADPAFLLQPPSPEIVAKMLSNYGIEQDRPKIAIAPSQAICRYTVQDQAYDKHLDVWCQVVKLMVNELGAQVLIIPHVQEINPNNDDRIFATRLLKAIDYNPQVRLAGADHTASEFKGLIGACDMVVAERMHPAIAGLSSGVCTLPVGYSVKAEGIMTDLLGAEALHNGLLISIQQFLNADVACKAITASWNKRQEIANRLNQVLPKAKQAASDNFDMILDILR; encoded by the coding sequence ATGAACGCAATCATTACTGGAATCACCGGCCTACGTAACCGAGGTGTTGAAGCATTAGTTATACCCACAATTGAACAGTTGCATAAACGTAAACCAGATTTAGATGTAGAAGTATTGACCTGTTCACCCGACTTTGATGAAATTAGGTTGGAACCCCTTGGTGCAAAATCAATTACTGATTACTTAAAAAATGCTAGTGGGCAAAGGCTTGATCGGTTACTTACCAACCTTTCTCAGTATTACAAACGTCTGTCACCTGGCTACCAAGGTAATGTAGAAAAGATCCGAAGCGCATCAATTGTAATCGCTTCAGGAGGAGATGTCTTCAGTTCAGACTATGGAGGATTGAATCGACATTTGTTGCCATTAAAGATAGCTTTGGACGCTGGTGTACCTATTGTTTTTCTTGCTCAATCAATTGGGCCGTTCAAAACTAAGAATGAGGCTGAGGTATGGTTGCAAGTTGCTCGCCGCTCAAAGTTAGTCACGGTTCGAGAACGGCTTTCCTACAACTATGTAACTAAAGACTTAGGTCTTGATCCTGCTCTGGTTAAGCATACTGCTGACCCAGCCTTTTTACTACAACCGCCATCTCCAGAGATAGTAGCTAAGATGCTCAGTAATTATGGTATTGAGCAAGATAGACCGAAGATTGCGATCGCACCCAGTCAGGCTATTTGCCGCTACACAGTCCAAGATCAAGCTTATGACAAACATCTCGATGTATGGTGTCAAGTGGTTAAACTCATGGTTAATGAACTTGGGGCGCAGGTATTGATAATTCCTCACGTTCAAGAAATTAATCCTAATAACGATGACCGAATCTTTGCCACACGACTGCTAAAAGCAATTGACTACAATCCCCAGGTTCGTCTTGCAGGTGCAGATCACACTGCATCTGAGTTTAAAGGTTTGATCGGTGCTTGTGACATGGTTGTAGCAGAGAGGATGCATCCTGCGATCGCTGGACTTTCTAGTGGTGTTTGTACCCTACCAGTTGGTTATTCAGTTAAAGCTGAAGGCATCATGACTGATTTATTGGGAGCTGAGGCACTTCATAATGGATTACTCATCTCAATTCAACAATTTCTAAATGCTGACGTAGCTTGTAAAGCGATCACTGCTTCTTGGAACAAACGACAGGAAATAGCAAATAGACTAAATCAGGTGTTACCAAAAGCTAAGCAGGCAGCATCCGATAACTTTGATATGATTCTTGATATTTTGAGATAA
- a CDS encoding M48 family metallopeptidase translates to MSFFKTPLIGLKADSFRHPLDLEATNTLKQIPGLDMMVRNWLGPMAEQIFYVENIASSVLVGEKQLPDLHKLLIGACKVLDIEPPQLYVRQHPAPNAYTFAVRGKQPFVVLHTSLIDILTPEEIQAVIAHELGHLKCDHSVYLTPVNILVLAAAIVPNVGTFLAQAIQTQLLEWVRCAEFTCDRAALLATQDPKVVMSVLMKLAGGSPTLAPQLNLDAFVAQARAYDDISKTELGEMVKAARTAQLTHPVPVLRAREIDRWASSTEYQTLLHSHGLKNTDEVTTKGGWRNW, encoded by the coding sequence ATGTCCTTCTTCAAAACCCCGCTGATTGGTTTAAAAGCTGACTCATTTCGTCATCCCTTAGACCTGGAAGCTACCAACACTCTCAAGCAGATACCAGGCTTAGACATGATGGTGCGGAATTGGCTAGGGCCAATGGCAGAACAAATTTTCTATGTAGAAAATATTGCTTCCAGTGTTCTGGTAGGTGAAAAGCAACTGCCGGATTTACACAAGCTGTTGATAGGAGCTTGTAAAGTTCTAGATATCGAGCCTCCTCAGTTGTATGTCAGACAACATCCAGCTCCTAATGCCTACACCTTTGCCGTGCGGGGTAAGCAGCCCTTTGTTGTGCTGCACACATCGTTAATTGATATCCTCACACCAGAAGAAATACAAGCAGTAATTGCCCATGAGTTAGGGCATCTCAAGTGTGACCATAGCGTTTATTTGACGCCAGTGAATATATTAGTGTTAGCTGCGGCAATTGTCCCTAATGTCGGCACATTTCTTGCTCAAGCAATACAGACACAACTTTTAGAATGGGTACGCTGTGCTGAGTTTACCTGCGATCGCGCCGCATTACTAGCAACTCAAGACCCGAAAGTTGTCATGTCAGTATTAATGAAACTAGCAGGTGGTTCTCCTACGTTAGCGCCACAACTAAATCTTGATGCTTTTGTTGCCCAAGCTCGTGCTTACGATGATATTAGTAAAACAGAACTTGGGGAAATGGTCAAAGCTGCTCGTACAGCCCAATTAACCCATCCAGTACCAGTGCTTCGGGCGCGAGAAATTGACCGTTGGGCAAGTAGCACAGAATATCAAACTCTATTGCACAGCCACGGATTGAAGAACACTGATGAAGTTACAACCAAGGGTGGTTGGCGAAACTGGTAG
- a CDS encoding lipopolysaccharide biosynthesis protein translates to MESPKKPLSLRKEAIKGVFWSAIDSWGRQIISFGVFFLLARLLGPTTFGLTALASVFLAFLQVFLDQGLGQAIVQRQDLEPEHLDTAFWTNLGMSILIAIISIACAGFAGELFKEPQITPIIRWLSINFVFGAFNSVQTAIFQRRLAFKTLATRSLLSVFIGGIVGVTMAFMGFGVWSLVGQQLISSLVGVLIIWQISDWRPGWRFSQKHFKELFSFGVNVMGMNVFNFLTRRSDDFLIGYFLGSSALGYYTVAYRILSILTELLTSVISKVSLPTFSRLQQEPERLQNALYQAIQLTSLLTFPGFFATAALAPEIVLFVFGEKWSPSIPVMQILNLIGILYAYFYFNGSVLMAIGKPSWKLGLDFVQAIGNLIAFAITVKLGIVAVAAAYVIRGYLMAPLTIWVVWKAIHINIWTYLRQGAVPFAGTVTMLVTIFTIKYFLGNVISSSAVLAIAILAGSTVYILSVFLLAPKLFWQVVNIAR, encoded by the coding sequence ATGGAATCACCAAAAAAACCATTAAGTTTGCGAAAAGAGGCTATTAAAGGCGTATTTTGGTCTGCAATAGATAGTTGGGGACGCCAAATAATTTCCTTTGGTGTTTTCTTTCTCCTTGCCCGTCTGCTAGGGCCAACAACTTTTGGTTTGACTGCTTTAGCTAGTGTATTTTTGGCTTTTTTACAAGTCTTTCTTGATCAAGGATTGGGTCAAGCAATTGTTCAACGGCAAGATTTAGAACCAGAGCATTTAGATACTGCTTTTTGGACTAATTTAGGAATGAGTATACTAATAGCAATAATAAGCATTGCTTGTGCTGGTTTTGCTGGTGAATTATTTAAAGAGCCACAAATAACGCCAATTATCCGCTGGTTATCTATTAACTTTGTCTTTGGGGCTTTTAACAGCGTTCAGACCGCAATTTTTCAACGCAGGCTAGCTTTCAAAACTCTTGCTACACGATCGCTCTTGTCAGTTTTTATTGGCGGTATAGTAGGCGTAACGATGGCATTTATGGGCTTTGGAGTTTGGAGCCTTGTCGGTCAGCAATTAATTAGTAGTTTGGTAGGAGTTTTGATAATATGGCAAATAAGTGATTGGCGACCAGGATGGAGATTTTCACAAAAACACTTCAAGGAATTATTTTCTTTTGGAGTAAATGTGATGGGAATGAATGTATTTAACTTTTTAACTCGTCGGTCAGATGATTTTTTAATAGGTTATTTTTTAGGTTCTTCTGCATTAGGGTATTATACTGTAGCTTACCGCATACTTTCAATATTGACAGAATTGTTAACTAGCGTCATTTCTAAGGTTTCGCTGCCAACATTTTCTAGATTGCAGCAAGAACCAGAACGATTACAAAATGCACTTTATCAAGCAATTCAACTAACAAGTTTACTTACTTTTCCAGGATTCTTCGCTACAGCGGCATTGGCACCTGAAATAGTTCTATTTGTATTTGGAGAAAAATGGTCGCCCAGTATCCCTGTAATGCAAATTTTAAACCTTATTGGTATTCTTTACGCTTATTTTTATTTTAATGGCTCTGTCCTGATGGCTATTGGAAAACCTTCTTGGAAATTAGGTTTAGATTTTGTGCAAGCTATCGGTAATCTTATTGCCTTTGCCATAACAGTAAAATTGGGAATTGTAGCTGTAGCGGCTGCTTATGTCATTAGAGGTTACTTAATGGCACCTCTTACAATTTGGGTTGTATGGAAGGCAATCCACATTAATATTTGGACTTATTTGCGCCAAGGTGCTGTACCTTTCGCTGGAACGGTAACTATGCTAGTTACCATATTTACTATCAAATATTTTCTGGGTAATGTAATTAGTTCTTCTGCGGTATTAGCTATTGCTATATTGGCAGGTTCTACAGTATATATTTTGTCAGTTTTCTTGCTTGCGCCAAAACTATTTTGGCAAGTAGTAAATATTGCCCGTTAG
- a CDS encoding glycosyltransferase family 4 protein, giving the protein MEKMKSIFVPRAIDDNPYQNQLILNLQQLGTYVERPNHATRFLPTFFLLTIFSHWKPDIVHFHWLHPLFLEPNNNLKTFFKTLAFITQVVILKITGIKIIWTVHNLKNHENTNLFLDYICTNLIVTLSSAIITHCEAAKEEFIKKFPLRNQDKVFVIPHGNYIDSYENKIEKSIARKSLGLTNSGTVFLFLGLIRPYKGVLELIETFKTLDSEECELIIAGKVYDNNQEMMDLLLQKIADDKRIKLIPTFVPPEQVQTYMNASDVVVFPYRDVLTSGAVLLAMSFSRACIAPRKGCIAEVLDNDGAFLYQPDENNGLREAMDAALYKQSNLLIMGKHNFHLAKKFNWKHIAEMTVDVYRSCL; this is encoded by the coding sequence ATGGAAAAGATGAAATCAATTTTTGTTCCTCGAGCAATTGATGATAATCCCTATCAAAATCAGTTAATTTTGAACTTACAACAATTAGGCACTTATGTAGAAAGACCAAATCATGCTACTAGATTTTTACCAACTTTCTTTTTACTAACCATTTTTTCGCACTGGAAACCCGATATTGTACACTTTCATTGGCTTCATCCGTTATTTCTAGAACCAAATAACAATTTAAAGACTTTCTTTAAAACTTTAGCCTTTATAACTCAAGTAGTCATATTAAAAATTACTGGAATAAAGATTATCTGGACTGTACATAATCTTAAAAACCATGAAAATACAAATTTATTTCTGGATTATATATGTACAAATCTAATTGTCACATTATCTAGTGCAATTATTACTCATTGTGAAGCTGCAAAAGAAGAATTTATTAAAAAATTTCCTTTAAGAAATCAAGATAAAGTTTTTGTTATTCCACATGGCAATTACATAGATTCTTATGAAAACAAAATTGAAAAATCTATTGCTCGTAAAAGTCTAGGTTTGACCAATTCTGGCACGGTTTTTCTATTTCTTGGGTTGATTAGGCCTTATAAAGGAGTACTTGAACTTATAGAAACATTCAAGACCTTAGATAGTGAAGAATGTGAACTAATCATTGCTGGTAAAGTATACGATAATAATCAAGAAATGATGGATCTGCTTTTACAAAAGATTGCTGATGATAAAAGAATCAAATTAATTCCAACTTTTGTTCCCCCAGAGCAAGTTCAAACATACATGAACGCTAGTGACGTGGTTGTTTTTCCATATCGGGATGTTTTAACATCGGGAGCAGTTCTTTTGGCAATGTCCTTTAGTAGAGCCTGTATTGCACCACGCAAAGGTTGTATTGCAGAAGTATTGGATAATGACGGAGCATTTCTATATCAACCAGATGAGAACAACGGTCTTAGAGAAGCTATGGATGCTGCATTATACAAGCAGTCCAATTTATTAATTATGGGTAAGCATAATTTCCATTTAGCTAAAAAATTCAACTGGAAACACATTGCAGAAATGACAGTTGATGTATATCGTTCCTGCCTATAA
- a CDS encoding glycosyltransferase family 4 protein yields the protein MKILLVNTLYYPNIIGGAERSVQILSESLVQNGDEAVVVSTFSGVGTKLDWINGVKVYYVGLKNLYWQFQDIPPPKGLNLLWHTFDTFNFLMVNELEKIIDIELPDIVHTNNLAGFSVWVWRLIKKRKLPLIHTLRDYYLLCPRSGGMMYRKGKNCHDQCQNCKLFTIPRHELSAIPDAVVGISHFILNRHLTLGYFNKVAVREVIHNAYQAPTILPSCKVSSLQGKPLTLGYIGRIDQTKGIELLLQALEQIPQQDWELKVAGKAPDSYKDTLEKRYPMPNVRYLGFIKPEEFFSNIDVLVVPSLWQEPLGRTVLEAYAHGVPVIGSNKGGIPEIIEEGRTGFVFNTEHLETLKNHIVKFINTPHLIEETSINAQVKSKEFTLDYILDSYLKVYKSVSVS from the coding sequence ATGAAAATTCTATTAGTTAACACGCTCTACTATCCCAATATTATTGGTGGTGCTGAACGCTCAGTACAAATATTATCAGAGTCATTAGTTCAAAATGGCGATGAGGCAGTGGTAGTCAGCACATTCTCTGGAGTAGGCACAAAATTAGATTGGATAAATGGTGTTAAAGTATATTACGTAGGCTTGAAAAATCTGTACTGGCAATTCCAAGATATACCACCGCCAAAAGGACTAAATTTACTCTGGCATACATTTGATACTTTTAACTTCTTAATGGTTAATGAGCTAGAGAAAATTATTGATATAGAACTTCCAGACATAGTTCACACAAATAATTTAGCAGGATTTTCAGTTTGGGTTTGGCGGCTGATTAAAAAGCGTAAGTTGCCACTAATCCATACATTACGAGATTACTATCTACTTTGTCCACGTTCTGGCGGAATGATGTACCGCAAGGGCAAAAATTGTCACGATCAGTGTCAAAACTGTAAATTATTTACTATCCCAAGACATGAACTTTCTGCTATTCCAGATGCAGTAGTAGGAATTAGCCACTTCATCTTAAATAGACACCTAACACTGGGATATTTTAACAAAGTCGCTGTTCGTGAAGTTATTCATAATGCTTACCAAGCTCCAACGATTTTACCTTCTTGTAAAGTATCATCTTTACAAGGAAAGCCTTTGACCCTTGGCTATATTGGTCGCATCGACCAAACTAAAGGAATAGAATTGTTACTTCAAGCATTAGAGCAGATACCTCAACAAGATTGGGAACTTAAAGTAGCAGGGAAAGCTCCAGATTCTTACAAAGATACTTTAGAAAAGCGTTATCCAATGCCAAATGTTCGCTATCTAGGCTTTATCAAACCAGAAGAATTTTTCAGCAATATAGATGTTTTAGTAGTCCCTTCCTTATGGCAAGAGCCTTTAGGTAGAACTGTACTCGAAGCATATGCTCATGGAGTTCCTGTAATTGGATCAAACAAAGGGGGTATTCCAGAAATTATTGAAGAAGGACGTACCGGATTTGTTTTTAATACTGAGCATTTAGAAACTTTGAAGAATCATATAGTTAAATTTATTAATACTCCTCATCTGATAGAGGAAACTAGTATAAATGCTCAAGTCAAATCAAAGGAGTTTACTCTTGACTATATTTTGGATTCTTATCTTAAGGTTTATAAATCTGTGAGTGTGAGCTAA
- the murA gene encoding UDP-N-acetylglucosamine 1-carboxyvinyltransferase, translating to MNPSSGLPDAKFSPEADSSVLQIWGGHPLQGHVKISGAKNAALVIMAGALLCPGDCRIRNVPLLADVERMSQVLLALGVRLTRQGDILDINASEIKTSKAPYELVTQLRASFFAIGAILARLGVAQMPLPGGCAIGARPVDLHVRGLQAMGAEVQIEHGICNAYVPGSNRRLKGANIYLDIASVGATENLMMAATLADGETIIENAAREPEVVDLANFCNAMGAKIKGAGTSRIIIEGVPKLHSVDYTIIPDRIEAGTFLVAAAITRSELTLSPVAPEHLIPVIAKLRDIGVTIIEEAPEYLRILPAEALKATDIETQYHPGFPTDMQAPFMALLALAEGDSVINESVFENRLRHASELNRLGADIRVKGNAAFVRGVPKLSGAPVLGTDLRASAALVLAGLAAEGQTTIQGLRHLDRGYDRLDMKLQQLGAKILRVGEASVDAELVPNTSTSPASIST from the coding sequence ATTAATCCTTCTAGCGGCTTACCAGATGCCAAATTTTCTCCAGAAGCAGACTCCTCAGTCTTGCAAATTTGGGGTGGGCATCCTTTACAAGGCCATGTGAAAATTAGCGGGGCAAAAAATGCAGCCTTGGTAATCATGGCAGGAGCCTTACTATGTCCGGGTGATTGTCGCATTCGCAACGTTCCCTTATTGGCTGACGTGGAGCGGATGAGTCAAGTTTTATTAGCTTTAGGTGTACGACTAACTCGGCAAGGTGATATTTTAGACATAAATGCCAGTGAAATTAAAACATCAAAAGCTCCCTACGAACTAGTTACCCAGTTGCGGGCGAGTTTTTTTGCTATTGGTGCGATTTTGGCAAGACTTGGAGTAGCACAGATGCCGCTACCAGGCGGTTGTGCTATTGGGGCAAGACCAGTTGACCTGCACGTCCGGGGACTGCAAGCAATGGGAGCTGAAGTCCAGATTGAGCATGGTATATGTAATGCTTACGTCCCTGGTAGTAATCGGAGATTAAAAGGAGCAAATATTTACTTAGACATCGCCAGTGTAGGGGCCACAGAAAATTTAATGATGGCGGCTACCTTGGCAGATGGCGAAACGATTATCGAAAATGCTGCACGAGAACCAGAAGTAGTTGATTTAGCGAACTTCTGTAACGCGATGGGAGCGAAGATTAAGGGTGCGGGAACTAGCAGGATTATTATTGAAGGAGTTCCTAAGCTGCATTCTGTTGACTACACTATTATTCCTGACCGGATTGAGGCAGGAACATTTTTAGTAGCAGCAGCAATTACCCGCTCAGAACTGACTCTCTCACCAGTGGCTCCAGAACATCTCATACCAGTGATTGCCAAATTGCGAGATATTGGAGTCACCATAATTGAAGAAGCACCTGAATACTTACGCATTCTCCCAGCCGAAGCCCTCAAGGCAACGGATATTGAAACCCAATACCATCCTGGGTTTCCCACAGATATGCAAGCGCCATTCATGGCTTTACTAGCATTGGCAGAAGGCGACAGTGTAATTAATGAATCTGTGTTTGAAAATCGCTTGCGTCATGCCTCGGAATTGAATCGCTTGGGGGCAGATATTCGTGTCAAAGGCAATGCTGCTTTCGTTCGGGGAGTGCCAAAGCTGTCTGGCGCACCAGTGTTAGGTACAGACTTACGAGCATCAGCAGCATTAGTTTTAGCAGGATTAGCAGCAGAAGGACAAACTACAATTCAGGGATTGCGCCATCTTGATCGTGGCTATGATCGACTGGATATGAAGTTACAGCAACTAGGAGCTAAAATCTTGCGTGTGGGCGAAGCATCGGTAGATGCAGAACTCGTCCCTAATACCAGTACTTCTCCAGCGTCGATTTCGACTTAG